Proteins from one Oncorhynchus masou masou isolate Uvic2021 chromosome 12, UVic_Omas_1.1, whole genome shotgun sequence genomic window:
- the LOC135550856 gene encoding small ribosomal subunit protein uS3, translating to MAVQISKKRKFVADGIFKAELNEFLTRELAEDGYSGVEVRVTPTRTEIIILATRTQNVLGEKGRRIRELTAVVQKRFGFPEGSVELYAEKVATRGLCAIAQAESLRYKLLGGLAVRRACYGVLRFIMESGSKGCEVVVSGKLRGQRAKSMKFVDGLMIHSGDPVNYYVDTAVRHVLLRQGVLGIKVKIMLPWDPSGKIGPKKPLPDHVSIVEPKDEQVPSTPISEQKGAKPEAAVVAPATPVPTA from the exons ATGGCGGTGCAAATTTCCAAGAAGAGAAAG TTTGTCGCTGATGGTATCTTCAAAGCTGAACTGAACGAGTTCCTCACAAGAGAGCTGGCTGAGGATGGCTACTCAGGTGTGGAGGTTCGTGTCACCCCAACTAGAACTGAAATCATCATCTTGGCTACCAG GACACAGAACGTGCTTGGTGAGAAGGGGCGTCGTATACGTGAGCTGACTGCAGTGGTCCAGAAGAGGTTTGGCTTCCCTGAGGGCAGTGTAGAG CTGTATGCTGAGAAGGTTGCCACTCGTGGTCTTTGCGCCATTGCCCAGGCAGAGTCTCTGCGCTACAAGCTTCTCGGGGGTCTCGCTGTCCGCAG GGCCTGCTATGGTGTCCTACGGTTCATCATGGAGAGCGGGTCCAAGGGTTGCGAGGTGGTGGTCTCTGGAAAGCTCCGAGGCCAGAGGGCCAAGTCCATGAAGTTTGTGGATGGCCTCATGATCCACAGTGGAGACCCCGTTAACTACTACGTCGACACCGCTGTCCGCCACGTGCTCCTCCGCCAAG GTGTGCTGGGGATTAAGGTGAAAATCATGCTGCCCTGGGATCCCAGCGGTAAGATTGGCCCCAAGAAACCTCTCCCTGACCACGTGAGCATTGTGGAGCCCAAGGACGAGCAGGTCCCCTCAACGCCCATCTCTGAGCAGAAGGGAGCCAAGCCGGAGGCCGCTGTCGTCGCACCTGCCACACCCGTCCCAACAGCATAA